The following coding sequences are from one Oryzisolibacter sp. LB2S window:
- a CDS encoding alpha/beta hydrolase gives MQVLVNGAQTYCYSGGKPFDATQPTVVFIHGVLNDHSVWALQSRYMAHHGWNVLAVDLPGHSRSKGDAPESVEQAADFIAALLDALGVARAALVGHSWGSLIALEAAARLGQRVSHLALVGTAFPMKVSPALIESALNEPEKALRMVNVFSRSTLAPPLGAGQWVYGAGMALGRRVLRSNPQVNVFHRGFVACDSYANGEQAIAAIDCPVLFALGAQDQMTPPKAAQGLIRAARDAGKTVQIVELPVGHHQMTEAPDATLQALRDFLI, from the coding sequence ATGCAGGTGCTGGTCAACGGCGCACAGACCTATTGCTACAGCGGCGGCAAGCCCTTCGATGCCACCCAACCCACCGTGGTCTTCATCCACGGCGTGCTCAACGACCACAGCGTCTGGGCGCTGCAAAGCCGCTACATGGCCCACCACGGCTGGAACGTGCTGGCCGTGGACCTGCCCGGCCACAGCCGCAGCAAGGGCGATGCGCCCGAGAGCGTGGAGCAGGCGGCCGACTTCATCGCTGCCCTGCTCGATGCGCTGGGCGTTGCCCGGGCCGCGCTCGTGGGCCACAGCTGGGGATCGCTGATCGCGCTGGAGGCCGCCGCACGCCTGGGGCAGCGCGTGAGCCACCTGGCGCTCGTGGGCACGGCCTTCCCGATGAAGGTGTCGCCGGCACTCATCGAATCCGCTCTGAACGAGCCGGAGAAGGCGCTGCGCATGGTGAACGTGTTTTCGCGCAGCACCCTGGCGCCGCCGCTCGGCGCGGGCCAATGGGTCTATGGCGCGGGCATGGCCCTGGGCCGGCGTGTGCTGCGCAGCAACCCGCAGGTCAATGTGTTCCATCGCGGCTTCGTGGCCTGCGACAGCTATGCCAACGGCGAGCAGGCCATCGCCGCCATAGACTGCCCGGTGCTGTTCGCGCTGGGCGCGCAGGATCAGATGACGCCGCCGAAGGCCGCGCAAGGCCTGATTCGGGCGGCGCGTGACGCGGGCAAGACCGTACAGATAGTCGAACTGCCCGTGGGCCACCACCAGATGACCGAGGCGCCCGACGCCACCCTGCAGGCATTGCGGGACTTTCTGATTTAA
- a CDS encoding C39 family peptidase, whose amino-acid sequence MSCTHVMNTGHVHAWVRAVALAVSAVVLSAHAQNAPRTPAYFPAIGMGGVAVPVVSMRQSRLAGTMLQQYDFSCGSAAVATLLTHHYNTPVTEQMVFEYMYQHGDQEKIRREGFSLLDMKRYLASLGFAADGFEQPLDKLASAGLPALALINENGYQHFVVIKGLQAGRVLLGDPAQGTRSMLRSDFEALWPNRLLFVIHNRTQLAQFNRQADWRAAPKAPLIEGVGRDSMAGISLSKHGPGGF is encoded by the coding sequence ATGTCCTGCACACATGTCATGAATACGGGCCATGTCCATGCATGGGTGCGAGCGGTCGCCCTGGCGGTGAGCGCGGTGGTCTTGAGCGCACACGCGCAGAACGCGCCGAGAACCCCGGCCTACTTCCCCGCGATCGGCATGGGCGGGGTAGCGGTGCCAGTGGTCAGCATGCGCCAGTCCCGTCTGGCGGGCACCATGCTGCAGCAGTATGACTTCAGCTGCGGTTCGGCCGCAGTCGCCACCCTGTTGACCCATCACTACAACACCCCGGTCACCGAGCAAATGGTGTTCGAGTACATGTACCAACACGGTGACCAGGAAAAGATCCGGCGCGAAGGCTTTTCGCTGCTGGACATGAAGCGCTATCTCGCGAGTCTGGGCTTTGCCGCGGATGGCTTCGAGCAACCATTGGACAAGCTGGCCAGTGCGGGCCTGCCCGCGCTGGCGTTGATCAACGAGAACGGTTATCAACATTTCGTTGTCATCAAGGGACTGCAGGCAGGTCGCGTGCTGCTGGGTGACCCGGCCCAGGGAACACGGTCCATGCTGCGCAGCGACTTTGAGGCCCTATGGCCCAACAGGCTGCTGTTCGTGATTCACAACCGAACGCAGCTTGCACAGTTCAACCGACAGGCGGACTGGCGCGCCGCACCCAAGGCACCGCTGATCGAAGGCGTAGGCCGCGACAGCATGGCCGGAATCAGCCTGTCCAAACATGGACCTGGAGGCTTCTGA
- a CDS encoding acetate kinase, with product MSPADNPGPSEASTIERLERLQRQLDEQKQEIERLRRLVSPQQGRPTGAAQTPASEGASAGDAAGEAQRAVQVGVAPATQNQPPAVAPLFEQPGILTQPGKYVLEPSFQYGYSSSNRVALIGYTIIPALVIGLIDVREVKRNTLTAALTARWGLTNRMEAELRIPYVHRSDSTISREINAGAASERAFDSSGSAIGDVELALRYQLNQPAPDQPYLIGGLRFKTRTGKDPFEVVTDCVTRCVGNTTGTGLPLDLPTGSGFYSLQPSLTWLMASDPAVFFGSISYTHNFRRNNLSRRVLNGEEEFIGSVKPGDVIGLNFGMGMALNDRSSFSIGMELNSVGRTKQNGARVPTSVRTQLASLLLGYSYRLSATRTLNVSVGAGLTRDTPDLTLTVRIPMTF from the coding sequence GTGTCGCCTGCTGACAATCCAGGGCCTTCCGAGGCCAGCACCATCGAGCGCCTGGAGCGTCTGCAGCGTCAACTCGACGAGCAGAAGCAGGAAATCGAGCGGCTGCGGCGTCTGGTGTCCCCGCAACAAGGCCGCCCGACCGGCGCGGCGCAAACGCCTGCGTCCGAGGGCGCGAGCGCCGGCGATGCGGCGGGCGAGGCCCAGCGCGCGGTACAGGTTGGCGTGGCGCCTGCGACGCAGAACCAGCCGCCGGCCGTGGCCCCCCTGTTCGAGCAACCCGGCATCCTGACGCAGCCCGGCAAATATGTGCTCGAGCCTTCGTTCCAGTATGGCTACTCCTCCAGCAACCGAGTGGCACTCATTGGATACACCATCATTCCGGCGTTGGTCATCGGGCTGATCGACGTGCGTGAGGTCAAGCGCAACACGCTGACGGCGGCATTGACCGCGCGCTGGGGCCTGACCAACAGGATGGAGGCCGAGTTACGGATTCCCTACGTTCATCGCAGCGACTCCACCATCAGTCGCGAGATCAATGCAGGGGCCGCGAGTGAGCGCGCGTTCGACAGCAGCGGCAGCGCCATCGGTGATGTGGAGCTGGCGCTGCGCTACCAGCTCAATCAGCCCGCACCGGACCAGCCCTACCTCATCGGCGGCCTGCGCTTCAAGACGCGCACGGGCAAGGACCCCTTCGAGGTGGTGACCGACTGCGTGACGCGCTGCGTGGGCAATACGACCGGCACGGGCCTGCCTCTGGACCTGCCCACGGGTTCGGGGTTCTACTCGCTGCAGCCCAGCCTGACCTGGCTGATGGCATCCGATCCGGCGGTGTTCTTCGGCAGCATCAGCTACACGCACAACTTCCGCCGCAACAACCTCTCACGGCGCGTGCTGAACGGTGAGGAGGAGTTCATCGGTTCGGTCAAGCCCGGCGATGTCATCGGCCTGAACTTTGGCATGGGCATGGCGCTCAACGATCGCTCATCGTTCAGCATCGGCATGGAGCTCAACTCCGTCGGCCGCACCAAGCAGAACGGCGCGCGCGTTCCGACTTCGGTGCGCACGCAGCTGGCCTCGCTGCTGCTGGGCTATTCCTACCGCCTGTCGGCCACGCGGACGCTCAATGTGTCCGTGGGTGCGGGGCTGACCCGCGATACCCCCGACCTCACGCTGACCGTGCGTATTCCCATGACCTTCTGA
- a CDS encoding HAD family hydrolase: protein METSLDIARIRAITIDLDDTLWPVWPAIARAEAVLADWLAAHAPATAALFGDAQALRAIRVRMEALRPDLRHDLSALRRESIRMALVQAGDDPQLAEPAFDCFFAERQRVDLFEDALATLDFLASRYPVVALSNGNADVQRIGIGRYFAASLSATQFGVAKPDARIFHAGALAAGAEPGAVLHVGDDALLDAQGALDAGMQAAWLNTAGAAWPRDGAPPHATVPSLTALCELLA, encoded by the coding sequence GTGGAAACAAGCCTGGATATCGCACGCATACGCGCCATCACCATCGACCTGGATGACACGCTCTGGCCCGTCTGGCCGGCCATTGCGCGCGCCGAAGCGGTCCTGGCCGACTGGCTGGCGGCGCATGCGCCGGCCACTGCGGCGCTCTTCGGCGACGCCCAGGCGCTGCGTGCCATCCGTGTCCGCATGGAGGCCTTGCGCCCCGACCTGCGGCATGACCTGAGCGCACTGCGCCGCGAGTCCATCCGCATGGCGCTTGTCCAGGCGGGGGACGATCCGCAACTGGCGGAGCCGGCGTTCGATTGCTTCTTTGCCGAACGCCAGCGTGTGGATCTGTTTGAGGATGCGCTCGCGACGCTCGATTTCCTGGCCTCACGCTATCCGGTCGTGGCCTTGTCCAACGGCAACGCGGATGTTCAGCGCATAGGCATCGGCAGGTATTTCGCGGCCAGCCTGAGCGCCACGCAGTTCGGTGTGGCCAAGCCCGATGCGCGCATCTTTCATGCGGGTGCGCTGGCCGCGGGCGCCGAGCCTGGCGCGGTGCTGCATGTGGGGGACGACGCGCTGCTCGACGCGCAGGGCGCGCTGGATGCGGGCATGCAGGCCGCGTGGCTGAACACGGCGGGCGCCGCATGGCCGCGCGATGGCGCGCCGCCGCACGCCACCGTGCCCAGCCTCACGGCGCTGTGCGAGCTGCTGGCCTGA
- a CDS encoding cation-transporting P-type ATPase translates to MPTTPTAHHQDTPWHALPASDIATHLATDVHHGLPHAEAAQRLIQHGPNQLPAPPRRPAWRRLLAQFNNVLIYVMLVSAVITAALGHWIDTGVLLGAVIVNAILGFVQEGKAESALDAIRRMLSPQTTVLRGGERQQIAAEQLVPGDIVLLASGDKVPADLRILSAKSLRADEAVLTGESVPSDKNEDPVAEDAPLGDRRGMLYSGTLVAAGTAVGAVAATGTRTELGRISALLAQVETGTTPLLRQIAHFSHWLAGAILVFVLATFAIGVLWRGQAPGDMFLMAVALAASAIPEGLPAIMTVTLALGVRRMARHRAIIRHLPAVETLGSVTVICSDKTGTLTCNEMTVQRAVTAGRVYEVTGSGYAPQGGFQVGGMDASPAGDPVLQGMARAALLCNDSALHQGAEGWTLTGDPTEGALLTFALKAGLDGPATHEALPRIDAIPFESEHRFMATLHHDRASEDGQALILLKGAPERVLDMCDSQATTRLGAQEPAALDHDYWRRAANDCAARALRVLAVAVKRVPARQSTLSWQDMEGGFTLLGILGSMDPPRPEAMAAVAECHSAGVRVKMITGDHGETARAIGAQLGIGLGRPALTGAEIELMDDDALREVVDNVDVFARASPEHKIRLVQALQARGEVVAMTGDGVNDAPALKRADVGVAMGRNGTEAAKDAAAMVLADDNFATLGAAVREGRGVYDNVRKFILFMLPTNGGEALVVFFAIAFALQLPLTAAQVLWINLATSGTLGLALAFEPTESDVMQRPPRDPRDSLLSGLFVWRIFMVSLLMAGAALGLFLWELERGASLETARTVAVSTVVAAEMFYLLSSRHVLRSALTREGLLGNPQVLLAMAACAMLQLAFVHAPWLQAVFGSTDLAPDEWLRVLLAGALVFVVAELEKWVLRRWDRVRPAARTAP, encoded by the coding sequence ATGCCGACGACGCCGACTGCACACCACCAAGACACCCCCTGGCACGCCCTGCCCGCGAGCGACATCGCCACGCACCTGGCCACCGACGTGCATCATGGTCTGCCCCATGCCGAGGCCGCGCAGCGCCTGATACAGCACGGCCCGAACCAGCTGCCCGCTCCGCCGCGCCGGCCCGCATGGCGCAGGCTGCTGGCACAGTTCAACAACGTGCTGATCTACGTGATGCTGGTCTCGGCCGTCATCACGGCCGCGCTGGGCCACTGGATAGACACGGGCGTGCTGCTGGGCGCGGTGATTGTCAATGCCATCCTGGGCTTCGTGCAGGAGGGCAAGGCAGAGTCGGCGCTGGACGCGATCCGCCGCATGCTCTCGCCCCAGACCACGGTGCTGCGCGGCGGAGAGCGCCAGCAGATCGCGGCCGAGCAGCTCGTGCCCGGCGACATCGTGCTGCTGGCCTCGGGCGACAAGGTGCCCGCGGACCTGCGCATCCTCTCGGCCAAGAGCCTGCGCGCCGACGAGGCCGTGCTGACCGGCGAATCCGTGCCCAGCGACAAGAACGAAGACCCCGTGGCCGAGGACGCGCCGCTGGGTGACCGCCGCGGCATGCTGTACTCGGGCACGCTGGTGGCCGCGGGAACGGCCGTGGGCGCCGTCGCTGCCACAGGCACCCGTACCGAGCTGGGCCGCATCAGCGCCCTGCTGGCACAGGTCGAGACGGGTACCACGCCGCTCTTGCGCCAGATCGCGCACTTCAGCCACTGGCTGGCGGGAGCCATCCTGGTGTTCGTGCTCGCCACCTTCGCGATTGGCGTGCTCTGGCGCGGACAGGCGCCTGGCGACATGTTCCTGATGGCCGTGGCACTTGCCGCGTCGGCCATCCCCGAGGGACTGCCGGCCATCATGACCGTCACGCTCGCGCTGGGCGTGCGCCGCATGGCCAGGCACCGCGCCATCATCCGGCACCTGCCGGCCGTGGAGACGCTGGGGTCGGTCACCGTCATTTGCTCGGACAAGACCGGCACCCTCACCTGCAACGAGATGACGGTGCAGCGCGCCGTGACCGCAGGCCGCGTGTACGAGGTGACGGGCAGCGGCTACGCGCCGCAGGGTGGCTTTCAGGTTGGCGGCATGGACGCCTCGCCCGCCGGCGACCCCGTGCTGCAGGGCATGGCCCGCGCGGCCCTGCTGTGCAACGACAGCGCGCTGCACCAGGGCGCCGAGGGCTGGACGCTGACCGGCGACCCGACCGAGGGTGCGCTGCTCACCTTTGCCCTCAAGGCCGGACTCGATGGCCCGGCCACGCACGAGGCACTGCCGCGCATCGACGCGATTCCGTTCGAGTCGGAGCACCGCTTCATGGCCACGCTGCACCACGACCGGGCCAGCGAGGACGGGCAGGCGCTCATCCTGCTCAAGGGCGCGCCCGAACGCGTGCTGGACATGTGCGACAGCCAGGCCACCACCCGGCTTGGCGCGCAGGAGCCGGCCGCGCTCGACCATGACTACTGGCGCCGCGCCGCCAACGACTGTGCCGCGCGCGCACTGCGCGTGCTGGCCGTCGCGGTCAAGCGGGTGCCCGCGCGGCAGAGCACGCTGTCGTGGCAGGACATGGAGGGCGGCTTCACCTTGCTGGGCATCCTGGGCAGCATGGACCCGCCGCGGCCCGAGGCCATGGCCGCCGTGGCCGAATGCCATTCGGCCGGCGTGCGCGTGAAGATGATCACCGGCGACCATGGCGAGACGGCGCGCGCGATCGGCGCGCAGCTGGGCATAGGCCTGGGGCGCCCCGCCCTCACGGGCGCCGAGATCGAGCTCATGGACGACGACGCACTGCGCGAGGTCGTGGACAACGTGGACGTGTTCGCACGCGCCAGCCCGGAGCACAAGATTCGCCTGGTACAGGCCCTGCAGGCGCGCGGCGAGGTCGTCGCCATGACGGGCGACGGCGTCAACGACGCCCCGGCCCTCAAGCGCGCCGACGTGGGCGTGGCCATGGGCCGCAACGGCACCGAAGCGGCCAAGGACGCCGCCGCCATGGTGCTGGCCGACGACAACTTCGCCACGCTGGGCGCAGCCGTGCGCGAGGGCCGCGGCGTCTACGACAACGTGCGCAAGTTCATCCTGTTCATGCTGCCCACCAACGGAGGCGAGGCACTGGTGGTGTTCTTCGCCATTGCCTTTGCGCTGCAACTGCCGCTGACCGCCGCACAGGTGCTGTGGATCAACCTCGCCACCTCGGGAACGCTGGGCCTGGCGCTGGCCTTCGAGCCCACCGAGAGCGATGTGATGCAGCGCCCGCCGCGCGATCCGCGCGACTCACTGCTCTCGGGCCTGTTCGTGTGGCGCATCTTCATGGTGTCGCTGCTCATGGCGGGCGCCGCACTCGGACTGTTTCTGTGGGAGCTCGAGCGCGGCGCCAGCCTGGAGACGGCGCGCACCGTGGCCGTCAGCACCGTGGTCGCGGCCGAGATGTTCTACTTGCTCAGCAGCCGCCATGTCCTGCGCAGTGCGCTCACGCGCGAGGGACTGCTGGGCAACCCGCAGGTACTGCTGGCGATGGCGGCCTGCGCCATGCTGCAACTGGCCTTCGTGCATGCGCCCTGGCTGCAGGCGGTGTTCGGCTCCACCGACCTCGCGCCCGATGAATGGCTGCGTGTGCTGCTCGCGGGCGCGCTGGTGTTCGTGGTGGCGGAGCTGGAGAAATGGGTGCTGCGGCGCTGGGACCGCGTCAGGCCAGCAGCTCGCACAGCGCCGTGA
- a CDS encoding sigma-54 dependent transcriptional regulator gives MNKTDVLCLALGGDGLDVVMHVLQQQGWQVSHVSGASAALAELGMRRHGVGLMRVGDTTEATLHAMEQCVQACPGMEWVALCDEAFLESAPFRDLILESFFDYQLMPLDWNETLHLLDHLARRARLRQQRRAAVVQGEALGMVGNSPPMQQLRQTIRKVATAQACVLIGGESGTGKELAARAVHECSQRRAGPFVAVNCAAIAPSLIQSELFGYERGAFTGATTLKRGVIEMAQGGTLFLDEIGDLPLDLQANLLRFLQNKTINRVGGVSHLEVDVRVIAASHVDLGDAVARGRFREDLFYRLNVLTLTMPPLRKRMEDVAPLAEHFFRLCANERSARLQGFSVHALAAMADYTWPGNVRELCNRVLRAVVMSDSRWITPADLGLAQTLPVTRTDLDAARTRAERDAIHHTLLRVGHNVTHAARELGVSRMTLYRLMDKHGLAPMTREEMNGIQAAVP, from the coding sequence ATGAACAAGACAGATGTACTGTGCCTTGCGCTGGGTGGGGATGGCCTGGACGTCGTCATGCATGTCCTGCAGCAGCAAGGCTGGCAGGTATCCCATGTGTCCGGCGCGTCGGCAGCCCTGGCAGAGCTTGGGATGCGCCGTCACGGTGTCGGGCTGATGCGAGTGGGGGATACGACGGAGGCCACGTTGCACGCGATGGAGCAATGCGTTCAGGCCTGCCCCGGCATGGAATGGGTGGCGCTCTGTGACGAGGCATTCCTGGAGTCGGCACCGTTCAGAGACCTGATTCTGGAGAGCTTCTTCGACTACCAGCTGATGCCGCTGGACTGGAATGAGACGCTGCACCTGCTCGACCACCTGGCCCGGCGTGCAAGGCTGCGCCAGCAGCGTAGAGCTGCAGTGGTGCAGGGCGAAGCACTGGGCATGGTCGGCAACAGCCCGCCGATGCAGCAGCTGCGCCAGACCATCAGGAAGGTGGCGACGGCGCAGGCCTGCGTGCTTATCGGGGGCGAAAGCGGGACGGGCAAGGAACTGGCGGCGCGTGCCGTCCATGAATGTTCGCAGCGCAGGGCCGGGCCTTTCGTCGCCGTCAACTGTGCAGCCATTGCGCCGTCGCTGATTCAGTCCGAACTCTTCGGCTATGAGCGAGGAGCGTTCACGGGGGCTACGACGCTCAAGCGGGGCGTCATCGAGATGGCGCAGGGAGGGACGCTGTTCCTCGATGAGATTGGCGACCTGCCGCTTGACCTGCAGGCCAATCTGCTGCGATTCCTGCAGAACAAGACCATTAACCGTGTGGGCGGGGTGTCGCACCTGGAGGTCGATGTGCGCGTGATCGCTGCGTCGCATGTGGACCTGGGCGATGCCGTGGCGCGCGGGCGCTTTCGCGAGGACCTGTTCTACCGCCTCAATGTGTTGACACTGACCATGCCGCCGCTGCGCAAGCGCATGGAGGATGTGGCACCACTGGCCGAGCATTTCTTCCGGCTGTGTGCCAACGAGCGTTCCGCGCGCCTGCAGGGATTCAGCGTCCATGCGCTGGCGGCCATGGCCGACTACACCTGGCCCGGCAATGTGCGCGAGCTCTGCAACCGCGTGCTGCGCGCCGTGGTCATGAGCGATTCGCGTTGGATTACTCCGGCCGATCTGGGCCTGGCGCAGACCCTGCCTGTGACGAGGACGGATCTGGATGCGGCGCGCACCCGCGCTGAGCGCGACGCCATACATCACACGTTGCTGCGCGTCGGGCACAACGTGACCCATGCGGCCCGCGAACTGGGCGTCTCGCGCATGACGCTGTATCGCCTCATGGACAAGCATGGCCTGGCGCCGATGACGCGCGAGGAGATGAACGGCATCCAGGCCGCCGTGCCCTGA